A stretch of Cyanobacterium sp. HL-69 DNA encodes these proteins:
- a CDS encoding small conductance mechanosenstive channel: MDFTLNELFNISPNLRSLLTDIAIVIVILGISYFILKVGKNLLLRQLRKFTRKTETDLDDQIIEIVNKHIIPIGYFIICYLTFKEIQINETILGLARTFLSIAITFCTSRFLVDLSRVVIKFYSKKYHYSNSIVEKNIDALFPAIRVVIWTLAGIFIVSNLGFDIGAIVAGLGIGGVAIALASQGILQDLFSYFAILFDRPFEISDLVSVDEFTGYVQHIGIKTTRIKALTGEELVLANTDLTNSRLRNYKRMQSRQAKIKLGIIYETDNSLLPKIPTIIEQALTPLENITFDIAYFSEFGDFSLDYEVIYFVHSNNELKIYRQAQHEVNLAIKFAFAEAGIKFAYPTALHYVNQVK; this comes from the coding sequence ATGGATTTTACTTTAAATGAGTTATTTAACATTTCTCCTAATTTACGAAGTTTACTAACTGACATTGCAATTGTTATTGTTATTTTAGGAATTAGTTATTTTATTCTTAAAGTTGGTAAAAACTTATTACTTAGACAACTTAGAAAATTTACTCGCAAAACGGAAACTGATCTTGATGATCAAATTATTGAAATTGTTAATAAACATATCATACCCATCGGTTATTTTATTATTTGTTATCTAACTTTTAAGGAAATACAAATAAATGAGACAATCTTGGGACTTGCTAGAACTTTTTTAAGTATTGCTATTACTTTTTGTACGTCACGATTTTTAGTTGATTTATCCAGAGTTGTTATTAAATTTTATAGCAAAAAATATCATTATTCTAATTCTATTGTTGAGAAAAATATTGATGCTCTTTTTCCTGCTATTCGAGTAGTTATCTGGACTTTAGCGGGAATATTTATAGTTAGTAATCTTGGATTTGATATTGGTGCAATTGTTGCAGGACTTGGGATTGGTGGTGTTGCGATCGCTCTTGCATCCCAAGGAATATTACAAGATTTGTTCAGTTATTTCGCTATTTTATTTGACCGTCCTTTTGAAATATCGGATCTTGTTTCAGTAGATGAATTTACAGGATATGTACAACATATTGGTATCAAAACCACAAGGATAAAAGCCCTAACGGGGGAGGAGTTAGTTTTGGCAAATACCGACTTGACTAACTCTCGTCTTAGAAACTATAAAAGAATGCAAAGTCGCCAGGCGAAAATAAAATTGGGCATAATTTATGAAACTGATAATAGTCTTTTACCTAAAATTCCTACCATCATTGAACAAGCCCTAACTCCTTTAGAAAATATTACTTTTGATATTGCTTATTTCTCTGAGTTTGGAGATTTTAGCTTAGATTATGAAGTTATTTACTTTGTCCATAGCAATAATGAATTAAAGATATATCGTCAAGCTCAACACGAGGTCAATCTTGCTATTAAATTCGCATTTGCAGAGGCTGGAATTAAATTTGCTTATCCCACCGCCCTTCACTATGTAAATCAGGTTAAATAG
- a CDS encoding peptide/nickel transport system substrate-binding protein gives MFSRLFKVVNITLVLLISVTFLGGCARNDMAEARMPESQITQAILSDPKTFNAVLSQESPNIFGLTYDGLVEENPMTGEIQPALAESWTFSDDQLNITFTFKENLKWSDGEPLTVDDVVFSYNQLYLNEEIPSNARDSLRVGESRALPTVTRVNNRQVRFTINEPFAPFLESTGLAILPKHILEEKVIEKDRDGNPLFLSFWGVDTPPDQLIVNGRYKLKSYSTSQRVIFTKNPYYWQTDEQGNSLPYIEDVVWEIVESTDTSLLQFRSGSLDSIGVSPEYFSLLKREEERGDFTIYNGGAAYGTTFMAFNLNQGMRDGNPLVTSYKSKWFNNVEFRRAIAHSIDRDRMINNIYRGLGEKQNSPISVQSPFYDPTVEGYEYNTKLAKEILTKEGFKYDDNGNLFDAENHPVRFTLLTNAGNRIRESLGSQIKQDLEKIGITVDFTPIAFNVLVDKLSNSLDWEAHIIGFTGGNEPNGGINLWNPDGNLHLFNQKPQAGREDIEGRVVADWEEEIGNLYVQGARELDFDRRKEIYDQTQQLAMEYLPLIYLVNPYSLSAVRNRIEGVEYSPLGGAFWNIEKLTIADE, from the coding sequence ATGTTTTCTCGGTTATTTAAGGTAGTCAATATCACTCTGGTTTTGCTGATAAGTGTAACTTTTTTGGGAGGCTGTGCAAGGAATGACATGGCAGAGGCTAGAATGCCAGAATCTCAGATAACTCAGGCGATATTAAGTGATCCTAAAACATTTAACGCCGTTTTATCTCAAGAGTCTCCTAATATTTTTGGTTTAACCTACGATGGATTGGTGGAAGAAAATCCTATGACGGGGGAAATTCAACCTGCCCTAGCGGAGTCTTGGACATTTTCGGATGATCAATTAAATATTACTTTTACTTTCAAAGAGAATTTAAAATGGTCTGATGGAGAGCCTTTAACCGTAGATGATGTGGTATTCAGCTATAATCAACTATACCTTAATGAGGAAATTCCTAGTAATGCAAGGGATAGTTTGAGAGTGGGAGAAAGTCGTGCTTTGCCCACGGTGACAAGGGTAAATAATAGACAAGTTAGATTTACAATTAATGAACCTTTTGCACCTTTTTTAGAAAGTACCGGTTTAGCTATTTTACCTAAACATATTTTAGAAGAAAAAGTAATAGAAAAAGACAGAGATGGAAACCCTTTATTTCTTTCTTTTTGGGGTGTGGATACTCCGCCTGATCAATTAATAGTAAATGGTCGTTATAAATTAAAAAGTTATTCTACTTCTCAGCGAGTTATTTTTACTAAAAATCCCTATTATTGGCAAACAGATGAGCAGGGCAATTCCCTCCCTTATATTGAAGATGTGGTGTGGGAAATTGTGGAATCAACGGACACTTCTTTGTTACAATTTCGCTCTGGCAGTTTAGATTCCATTGGGGTTTCTCCTGAATATTTTTCCCTGCTTAAACGGGAGGAAGAAAGGGGGGATTTTACTATCTACAATGGTGGGGCCGCCTATGGTACTACTTTTATGGCTTTTAATCTCAATCAAGGTATGAGGGATGGTAATCCGTTGGTAACGTCTTATAAATCCAAGTGGTTTAATAATGTGGAGTTTAGAAGGGCGATCGCCCATAGCATTGATCGTGATAGAATGATCAATAATATATACAGAGGATTAGGAGAAAAACAAAACTCCCCTATTTCCGTACAATCACCATTTTATGACCCTACCGTCGAAGGCTATGAATACAACACCAAATTAGCCAAAGAAATTTTAACAAAAGAAGGATTTAAATACGACGACAACGGCAACCTTTTCGATGCCGAAAACCACCCCGTCAGATTTACCCTTCTTACCAACGCAGGAAACCGCATCAGAGAATCCCTAGGCTCTCAAATCAAACAAGACTTAGAAAAAATTGGTATCACCGTTGACTTTACCCCCATCGCCTTTAACGTATTAGTCGATAAACTCAGTAACTCCCTCGATTGGGAAGCCCATATCATTGGCTTTACTGGGGGAAACGAACCAAATGGGGGCATCAACCTTTGGAATCCCGACGGAAACTTACACTTGTTTAACCAAAAACCCCAAGCAGGGAGAGAAGACATTGAAGGACGAGTAGTTGCCGATTGGGAAGAAGAAATCGGCAATTTATATGTGCAAGGGGCGAGGGAATTAGATTTTGACCGTAGAAAAGAAATTTATGACCAAACCCAACAACTAGCCATGGAATATTTACCCCTCATCTATTTAGTCAATCCCTATTCCCTATCCGCCGTCAGAAATCGTATAGAAGGAGTAGAATATTCTCCCCTTGGTGGTGCTTTTTGGAATATTGAAAAATTAACCATTGCCGATGAGTAG
- a CDS encoding Glycosyltransferase has protein sequence MNQSTSIKNPMKVGYVLKRYPRYSETFVVSEILAHEAAALEIQIFALHPPLDGHFQDIIAKVRSPVTYLFSHDLRGSTLWDVFDKASYVIPNFWQKLEFAQGEDVHRLHKAIQLACIAREQNFTHLHAHFATSATVVARLASHFAEIPYTFTTHAKDIFHESVVPTEYASKLTDAAAAVTISKYNLDYLQQTYGAAAQKVQLIYNGLDLQRYEFASPQHRPAKIVAVGRLVEKKGFGVLIDACQILRERGVIFTCEIAGAGEEELNLRQQIEKLGLQEQVKLLGIRPQGEVTKLMQSASVMAAPCVVGGDSNKDGLPTVLLEAMALGTPCISTNLTGIPEVLRHRETGLMVEQNDPIALAEAIAQLLENADLRVELATQARQLMEQKFDIHRNAAKLRTVFSNATSKK, from the coding sequence ATGAATCAATCCACATCTATAAAAAATCCGATGAAAGTGGGATATGTCCTCAAGCGTTATCCTCGCTATTCTGAAACCTTTGTAGTTTCTGAAATTCTTGCCCATGAGGCGGCGGCATTAGAAATACAAATTTTTGCCCTTCATCCTCCCCTAGATGGACATTTTCAAGATATTATTGCTAAGGTGCGATCGCCCGTTACTTATTTATTTTCCCATGATCTCAGGGGAAGTACCTTATGGGATGTATTTGACAAAGCAAGTTATGTTATTCCCAATTTTTGGCAGAAACTAGAATTTGCCCAAGGAGAAGACGTACACAGACTACATAAAGCCATTCAACTAGCCTGTATTGCCCGAGAACAAAACTTCACCCACTTACACGCCCACTTTGCCACCTCCGCCACCGTTGTCGCTAGACTAGCCAGTCATTTTGCCGAAATTCCCTATACCTTTACCACCCACGCCAAAGATATTTTTCATGAAAGCGTAGTGCCAACGGAATATGCGAGTAAACTAACCGATGCGGCGGCTGCCGTCACCATCAGCAAATATAATCTCGATTATCTTCAGCAAACTTACGGTGCAGCAGCCCAAAAAGTGCAACTTATTTATAACGGCTTGGACTTACAAAGATATGAGTTTGCTTCCCCCCAACATCGTCCTGCGAAAATTGTAGCAGTGGGGCGATTGGTAGAAAAAAAGGGGTTTGGAGTGTTAATTGATGCCTGTCAAATTTTGAGAGAGCGTGGTGTTATCTTCACCTGTGAAATCGCAGGGGCAGGAGAGGAAGAACTTAATTTGCGTCAACAGATTGAAAAGTTAGGATTACAAGAGCAGGTAAAGTTACTGGGGATTCGTCCCCAAGGGGAAGTAACCAAATTGATGCAGTCGGCATCGGTGATGGCCGCCCCCTGTGTGGTGGGAGGAGACAGTAACAAAGATGGTTTACCCACGGTTTTATTAGAAGCCATGGCATTGGGTACCCCCTGCATTTCTACCAATTTAACAGGCATTCCAGAGGTGTTACGGCACCGAGAAACGGGATTAATGGTGGAGCAAAATGATCCCATTGCTTTGGCAGAGGCGATCGCCCAATTGCTAGAAAATGCCGATTTGCGAGTAGAACTAGCAACCCAAGCCAGGCAACTCATGGAACAAAAATTTGATATTCATCGTAATGCGGCTAAATTGCGCACAGTCTTTAGTAACGCTACATCGAAGAAATAA
- a CDS encoding deoxyribodipyrimidine photolyase-related protein → MTTGIWILGDQLNKNNFALLSCLDIKKDTPIILVESFNLGSLNTYHCQKLVLIWSAMRHFAEELKKNGWPVTYAISDNFQQSLIDWITTHQITELRLMNPSDDRTIPFNNTIVSSNNHDRSFFSFLKEIDINCHIKLFPNSNFLWQKEEFNQWAKGRKKLILEDFYRESRKKFNILLTEENKPIGGKWNLDKENRQPPKKNLQTPPSLFFDPDKITLDVITKVQEIKDKTYGKLDNFTWAVTREDALKVLEHFINHRLNLFGTYQDAMVTGEEFMWHSLISPYVNIGLLQPLEVIKAVENAYHKGDYPLNSVEGFIRQILGWREYMYGLYHHVDDDYFTSNWFNHQNPVPDFFWDSQKADMNCLHQVLKQTENTGYAHHIQRLMILSNYGLVAGISPQELKNWFHSAFIDAYDWVMQTNVLGMGQFADGGTLASKPYASSANYINKMSDYCKGCRYKPKEKLTEDACPFNYLYWDFLARHEEKLRTQGRMNLVLKHLEKMSAKDLEKIRFLAKKRMVNN, encoded by the coding sequence ATGACTACAGGAATTTGGATTTTAGGAGATCAATTAAATAAAAATAATTTTGCTTTATTAAGTTGTTTAGATATTAAAAAAGATACTCCGATTATTTTAGTAGAATCCTTCAATTTAGGCTCTTTAAATACCTATCATTGCCAAAAATTAGTGTTAATTTGGTCTGCAATGCGTCATTTTGCCGAAGAGTTGAAAAAAAACGGTTGGCCAGTAACCTACGCCATTAGTGATAACTTTCAGCAATCTCTCATTGATTGGATAACAACCCATCAAATTACAGAATTAAGATTAATGAATCCCAGTGACGATCGCACTATACCTTTTAATAACACTATTGTTTCATCTAATAACCATGATAGATCTTTTTTTAGCTTCCTCAAAGAAATAGATATAAATTGTCATATCAAACTTTTTCCCAATAGTAACTTTTTATGGCAAAAAGAAGAATTTAACCAGTGGGCAAAAGGAAGAAAAAAATTAATCTTAGAAGACTTTTATCGAGAAAGCCGCAAAAAATTTAATATTTTATTAACCGAAGAAAATAAACCCATCGGCGGAAAATGGAACCTAGATAAAGAAAATCGTCAACCACCAAAAAAAAATCTGCAAACTCCCCCTAGTTTATTTTTTGATCCAGATAAAATAACTTTAGATGTTATCACAAAAGTACAAGAAATTAAGGATAAAACTTACGGAAAACTTGATAACTTTACTTGGGCAGTAACAAGAGAAGATGCTCTCAAAGTATTAGAACATTTTATAAATCATAGATTAAATTTGTTTGGAACATATCAAGATGCCATGGTTACAGGAGAAGAATTTATGTGGCATAGTTTAATTTCTCCCTATGTAAATATTGGCTTATTACAACCATTAGAAGTAATTAAAGCAGTAGAAAATGCCTATCATAAAGGAGATTATCCCCTTAATTCTGTAGAAGGATTTATCAGACAAATACTTGGATGGCGAGAATATATGTATGGACTATATCACCATGTAGATGATGATTATTTTACTAGCAATTGGTTTAATCATCAAAATCCTGTCCCCGATTTTTTTTGGGATAGTCAAAAAGCTGATATGAATTGTTTACATCAAGTCTTAAAACAGACAGAAAACACTGGTTATGCCCACCATATTCAACGATTAATGATTTTGAGTAATTATGGTTTGGTGGCAGGAATTTCCCCCCAAGAGTTAAAAAACTGGTTTCATAGTGCCTTCATTGATGCCTATGATTGGGTAATGCAAACCAATGTTTTGGGTATGGGACAATTTGCTGATGGGGGTACTTTAGCATCAAAACCCTATGCTTCTTCGGCTAATTACATCAATAAAATGAGTGATTATTGCAAGGGATGTCGTTATAAACCCAAGGAAAAATTAACAGAAGATGCTTGTCCTTTTAATTATTTATATTGGGATTTTTTGGCTAGGCATGAAGAAAAATTACGAACCCAAGGCAGGATGAATTTAGTGTTAAAACATTTGGAAAAAATGTCAGCAAAAGACTTAGAAAAAATTAGATTTTTAGCAAAAAAAAGAATGGTAAATAATTGA
- the argB gene encoding acetylglutamate kinase ArgB, producing the protein MVENRESEYYKESEATRVRVLSEALPYIQKFAGRTIVVKYGGAAMKDGSLKEGVIRDIVFLASVGLNPVVVHGGGPEINIWLTKLGIEPQFKDGLRVTDAQTMDVVEMVLVGRVNKELVTLINNAGGKAVGICGKDGNLIQARSVNREKVGFVGEVTNVDSSLVDSLVKSGYVPVISSVAADIDGQAHNINADTVAGEIAAALGAEKLILLTDTPGVLRDYHDPSTLLYKLSIQDARDLIDEGVVSGGMIPKVNCCVRSLAQGVKAAHIIDGRIPHALLLEIFTDDGIGSMIVP; encoded by the coding sequence ATGGTAGAGAACAGGGAAAGCGAATATTACAAAGAGTCAGAAGCAACCAGAGTTAGAGTTTTAAGCGAAGCACTACCCTACATCCAAAAATTTGCAGGACGTACTATTGTTGTAAAATATGGTGGTGCTGCTATGAAAGATGGTTCTCTAAAAGAAGGAGTTATCAGAGATATTGTTTTCCTTGCTTCAGTGGGTTTAAATCCTGTGGTAGTCCATGGAGGAGGCCCAGAAATTAATATTTGGTTAACAAAATTGGGCATCGAACCTCAATTTAAGGATGGTTTGAGAGTTACCGATGCACAAACCATGGATGTAGTGGAAATGGTGTTGGTGGGTAGGGTAAACAAGGAGTTAGTTACCCTCATCAATAATGCTGGAGGCAAGGCAGTTGGTATATGTGGAAAAGATGGTAATTTAATTCAAGCACGTTCTGTCAATCGTGAAAAAGTAGGTTTTGTGGGGGAAGTTACCAATGTTGATAGTTCGTTAGTTGATTCCTTGGTAAAAAGTGGCTATGTGCCTGTTATTTCTAGTGTGGCGGCGGATATTGATGGACAAGCCCATAATATTAATGCTGATACTGTAGCGGGGGAAATTGCAGCGGCTTTGGGGGCTGAAAAATTAATTTTGTTAACGGATACTCCTGGAGTTTTGAGGGATTATCATGACCCTTCTACTTTACTTTATAAGTTATCAATTCAGGATGCCAGAGATTTAATTGATGAAGGGGTGGTATCTGGGGGAATGATTCCCAAGGTGAATTGTTGTGTGCGCTCTCTTGCTCAAGGGGTGAAAGCTGCTCATATCATTGATGGTAGAATTCCCCATGCTTTATTGTTGGAAATCTTTACTGACGATGGTATTGGTTCAATGATTGTTCCTTAA